The following coding sequences are from one Papilio machaon chromosome 8, ilPapMach1.1, whole genome shotgun sequence window:
- the LOC123721191 gene encoding uncharacterized protein LOC123721191 — protein MEHARPPAELILQGGPAARADAWRKWYKQFQVFLKASGVHKSTKDVQSSLLVNLIGPEGYDVYTTFKFTKDEDAEDIEILVKKFNEHFGSKQNTTITRFKFFTRSQNRGESIDEYVTALKLLSQSCEFEHLEDGLIRDRIVCGVADGVVRERLLRTEDLTLAKAVKICQANEMSNEETQQIEETKGGSAEPEPGASGLAVDAVAGAWGNGRRGRGRGGQQRPLPAARRRSEVSPRFYKKVMQLNESYESDSDKDLYHVSTLREKCKDNKYGGKWYEYLILNCNGNRELFKLDTGSDLNVISIDTFKRLGCDFAILYSDNTRAQSFCGNYLTVVGACDLSWTYKSRTYNLHFIVTKHNCQSVLGKNACEELGMIRRIHTIDITSYDDLFKGLGKLPGKYKIVIDESVQPSICPVRKIPIGVRQKLLVELNRMTELGVIRKVSHPTEWVNAIVVAAKKDGGIRVCLDPRPLNKAVRRAHYPLPTLAEIACRLQGATVFSKLDARSGFWMCEIDDASADLCTFGTPFGRYQFLRLPYGINCAPEVFHSKIRQILEDLEGVDSFVDDIVVWGVNIEEHDRRLKALLDRAREVGHTFSASGMQIDKSKLRAITDMPPPKDRPSLERFLGMVNYLSKYIPNYSEEVYPLRCLLKKDSVWCWDRVQEAAVTRVKRLLSGAPVLALYETRAPVLVSVDASARALGAVLLQRGRPVEFASMTLNDTQCRYAQIEKELLAIVFALERFHQYVFGRSDVTVETDHKPLESLFKKSLDSVPARLQRMMLRAQAYDFKVVYKPGKYMYIADTLSRAPLGEILSDNISNEVEEQTCFLLENVRFSSEKTKLVKEFTAKDEECQLLISYIGNGWPDNKYEVDERVRAQWSYRELFEYVDGIIFKDNLVYIPRGLRKEMIDRVHDGHMGIDRCKRHAREVMFWPGMSRDVEQRVRRCAACTERAPRPPREPLLFHHIPDIPWVKVGSDIFQIGKNYYLILVDYFSNFVEVVMLTNICSRSVIGALKEQFARHGIPAHLVTDNGPAYASKEFASFCRTWGFDHITTSPHYPQSNGRSERTVRTVKEMLKKSYLSGTDFYLGLLNFRATPRDGIASPSEYDWHSRALPELQAGQEVIIADGVSRRRRGRVQARAAQPRSYFVSDAAGRCYRRNRRHLINIGQQGSAYGATEPTESGCIPGTSSADSALQRDLGPIMIFFHSERRILVQGIGQDLSLPAVVVAALAGKLQWSALVAFYEVVMLQKENVECERERERTPLGDVKGEAFLLGALVCQPRSSRQKKVLL, from the exons ATGGAGCACGCTAGACCTCCAgcagaattaattttacaaggtGGGCCGGCGGCGCGCGCAGACGCCTGGCGAAAGTGGTATAAACAGTTTCAAGTCTTTTTGAAAGCGTCGGGAGTACACAAAAGTACAAAAGATGTACAAAGCAGTCTGTTAGTGAATTTAATAGGCCCGGAAGGTTACGATGTGTATACTACGTTTAAATTTACGAAAGATGAGGACGCCGAGGATATCGAGATTTtggtgaaaaaatttaatgaacacTTTGGATCGAAGCAAAATACGACGATCaccagatttaaattttttacgcGATCTCAAAACCGAGGGGAGTCCATAGACGAATATGTCACTGCACTTAAATTGTTGAGTCAGTCCTGTGAGTTCGAACATTTAGAAGACGGCTTGATACGCGATAGAATAGTTTGTGGAGTAGCGGATGGCGTCGTGAGGGAAAGATTACTCAGGACCGAGGATCTTACGCTGGCTAAGGCAGTAAAAATATGTCAGGCAAATGAAATGTCTAACGAGGAGACTCAGCAGATAGAAGAAACAAAAGGCGGATCGGCGGAGCCGGAGCCGGGAGCGTCGGGCCTCGCGGTGGACGCCGTGGCGGGCGCGTGGGGCAACGGGCGGCGCGGTCGCGGTCGCGGCGGCCAACAGCGCCCCCTGCCGGCGGCGCGTCGGCGCTCCGAAGTTTCGCCGCga ttttataaaaaagtaatgcaATTAAACGAAAGTTACGAAAGTGATAGTGATAAGGATCTTTATCATGTTTCGACTCTTCGTGAAAAGTGTAAGGACAACAAGTATGGCGGCAAATggtatgaatatttaattttaaattgtaatggaAATCGCGAGTTATTTAAGTTAGATACGGGTTCAGatctaaatgttatttctataGATACGTTTAAAAGACTAGGATGCGactttgctattttatattcagatAACACAAGAGCGCAGTCATTTTGTGGTAATTACTTAACTGTTGTCGGAGCATGTGATTTGTCATGGACATACAAAAGTCGTACATATAATTTGCATTTCATTGTTACTAAACATAATTGTCAAAGTGTACTCGGTAAAAATGCTTGTGAAGAATTAGGTATGATAAGGCGTATCCATACTATTGACATTACATCTTACGACGATTTGTTCAAGGGGTTGGGCAAGTTACcgggtaaatataaaattgtaatcgaTGAGAGTGTACAACCGTCGATATGTCCTGTTAGAAAAATACCTATAGGTGTTAGACAAAAGTTGTTAGTCGAATTGAATCGCATGACGGAGTTAGGCGTGATACGAAAAGTTTCTCATCCGACGGAGTGGGTTAACGCGATAGTGGTGGCCGCCAAGAAGGACGGCGGCATTCGCGTGTGTCTTGATCCGCGTCCGCTCAACAAAGCCGTGCGCCGCGCACACTATCCGTTGCCCACGCTCGCGGAGATAGCTTGCAGGCTGCAAGGGGCCACCGTTTTCAGCAAGCTCGACGCGCGCTCGGGTTTCTGGATGTGTGAGATCGATGATGCGAGCGCCGATTTATGTACCTTCGGGACGCCTTTCGGGCGTTACCAGTTCTTGCGCTTACCGTACGGAATTAATTGTGCACCGGAagtttttcattcaaaaattCGACAGATTCTAGAGGATTTAGAAGGCGTTGACTCGTTCGTAGACGATATTGTCGTTTGGGGCGTAAATATCGAAGAACACGATAGGCGCTTAAAGGCCCTTCTCGATAGGGCCAGAGAAGtag GTCATACTTTCAGCGCTAGCGGCATGCAAATAGATAAGAGTAAATTAAGGGCTATTACGGATATGCCACCACCTAAAGATAGGCCGTCTTTGGAACGTTTTTTGGGCatggttaattatttatcgaaaTATATACCGAATTATTCCGAGGAAGTTTATCCGTtgagatgtttgttaaaaaaggaTAGCGTGTGGTGCTGGGACAGGGTACAGGAGGCGGCGGTGACGCGCGTCAAGCGGCTGCTGAGCGGCGCGCCCGTGTTGGCGTTGTACGAGACGCGCGCGCCAGTACTGGTGTCGGTGGATGCGAGTGCGCGCGCGCTCGGCGCCGTACTGCTGCAGCGAGGTCGTCCCGTCGAGTTTGCCTCCATGACGCTCAACGATACGCAATGTCGCTATGCGCAGATTGAAAAGGAATTACTGGCTATCGTTTTTGCGTTGGAGCGGTTCCATCAATATGTTTTCGGTAGGTCGGACGTTACGGTGGAGACAGACCACAAACCATTAGAATCCTTGTTTAAGAAATCTTTGGACTCGGTGCCGGCTCGCCTCCAACGCATGATGTTGAGGGCACAAGcttatgattttaaagttGTATACAAGCCCGGAAAGTATATGTATATTGCGGATACACTGTCGAGAGCGCCGCTAGGAGAAATATTGTCGGATAACATTAGTAACGAAGTCGAGGAGCAGACCTGTTTTTTGTTAGAAAATGTCAGATTCAGTagtgaaaaaacaaaacttgttAAGGAATTTACAGCCAAAGATGAAGAGTGTCAACTTTTAATATCGTATATAGGTAACGGTTGGCCAGACAATAAATACGAAGTCGATGAACGTGTTCGCGCGCAGTGGTCCTACAGGGAATTATTTGAATACGTCGATGGCATAATTTTTAAGGACAATCTTGTGTATATACCGCGCGGTCTGCGTAAGGAGATGATAGATCGCGTTCACGACGGGCACATGGGCATAGACCGTTGCAAGCGGCACGCGCGCGAAGTCATGTTCTGGCCGGGCATGTCGCGCGATGTCGAGCAGCGCGTGCGGCGCTGCGCAGCGTGTACAGAGCGCGCTCCGCGCCCCCCGCGTGAACCCCTCTTGTTTCATCACATACCTGATATACCCTGGGTCAAGGTAGGTTcagatatttttcaaataggaAAAAACTATTATCTTATATTAGTGGATTACTTTTCGAATTTTGTTGAGGTAGTTATGTTAACGAATATTTGTAGCAGATCAGTTATCGGCGCTTTAAAGGAGCAATTTGCTCGACACGGCATTCCGGCCCATCTGGTGACAGACAACGGGCCCGCTTACGCGTCGAAAGAGTTCGCATCGTTTTGTAGGACGTGGGGTTTTGATCATATCACGACGTCGCCCCATTATCCGCAGTCGAATGGACGGAGTGAGAGAACTGTTAGAACcgtaaaagaaatgttaaagaaaTCGTATTTGTCGGGCACTGATTTTTATCTaggattattaaattttcgagcGACACCGCGTGACGGCATCGCTTCACCTTCGGA ATACGACTGGCACTCCAGGGCGCTCCCGGAGCTGCAGGCCGGGCAGGAGGTGATCATCGCGGACGGAGTGAGTCGGCGCAGGCGCGGCCGTGTGCAGGCGCGCGCTGCGCAACCACGATCTTACTTTGTTAGTGATGCCGCGGGCAGGTGTTACAGACGTAATAGGCGGCATTTGATTAATATTGGTCAGCAGGGCAGTGCCTATGGCGCTACTGAACCCACTGAGAGCGGCTGCATCCCGGGAACGTCTAGCGCAGACTCGGCATTACAACGCGACCTAG GTcctattatgattttttttcattcggAGCGTCGGATCCTGGTCCAGGGGATCGGGCAAGACCTCTCCCTGCCAGCAGTAGTGGTGGCGGCACTGGCGGGGAAGTTGCAATGGTCGGCTCTTGTGGCGTTTTACGAGGTTGTCATGCTCCAAAAAGAAAACGTTGAGTGTGAGCGTGAGCGCGAACGAACCCCGCTCGGGGATGTAAAAGGCGAGGCGTTTCTACTGGGCGCTTTGGTCTGTCAGCCCCGTAGTTCCAGGCAAAAAAAGGTCCTATTATGA